In Hydractinia symbiolongicarpus strain clone_291-10 chromosome 13, HSymV2.1, whole genome shotgun sequence, a single genomic region encodes these proteins:
- the LOC130624059 gene encoding uncharacterized protein LOC130624059 translates to MWDIPNMQDNDDEDDIPIGNLFARRMLSRPTTTRSYRNPKSSNNSVTDYADQEMSSEINAIIGGVLVIETKCSCKGSCQTGCDCRKIGVKCTVGFCLCDPCKCKNFREQVKNFKQ, encoded by the exons ATGTGGGATATACCAAACATGCAAGATAATGATGACGAGGATGATATACCCATTGGTAATTTGTTTGCAAGAAGGATGTTATCCAGGCCCACAACAACAAGAAG TTACAGAAATCCAAAGTCGTCAAACAACTCCGTAACTGActatgctgatcaagaaatgtCAAGTGAGATCAATGCCATAATTGGTGGCGTCCTAGTTATCGAAACAAAATGTAGTTGCAAAGGTTCCTGCCAGACAGGGTGTGACTGTCGTAAAATTGGGGTAAAATGCACAGTTGGATTTTGCCTATGTGATCCATGTAAATGCAAAAACTTCAGAGAGCAggtgaaaaattttaaacaataa
- the LOC130623783 gene encoding uncharacterized protein LOC130623783, with amino-acid sequence MEIECTKKDSNFPSMEILKPLNQSTPHLEPKHSICFKRSAKPTKINFNDDQDIGNDTSHDDVSALDVTLDDVEELIAQETEGQEDIGDDEIEYPDLASDPYIRCNYGSLDDEF; translated from the exons ATGGAGATTGAATGTACTAAAAAAGATTCAAATTTCCCATCGATGGAAATATTAAA GCCTTTAAACCAATCAACACCACATTTAGAACCAAAGCATTCTATCTGTTTTAAAAG aTCTGCAAAGCcaactaaaataaattttaatgatgACCAAGATATTGGAAATGATACAAG CCACGATGATGTTTCAGCCTTGGATGTGACATTGGATGATGTTGAAGAATTAATTGCCCAAGAAACAGAAGGGCAGGAAGACATTGGCGATGATGAAATTGAATATCCTGACTTGGCATCAGATCCATATATTag GTGTAATTATGGAAGTTTGGATgacgaattttaa
- the LOC130623438 gene encoding uncharacterized protein LOC130623438 produces the protein MYSSKSIINSQPEEVWAELNSRFINHDVKYENVLSEQLFTYLNNKATAAGTNIGYVLASVITTANYLTSKNHGSIEIRNGYSINLNTFFLFVGQPSTGKSPAIKMAVNQPLKAIQEDTDIISNTTTSGLTKCLCTRKCTYIVNAEIQEYLYKILKKNDENYTGDMEILSKIFSGENVSIQFSTENNRYIPENCALCILGATQIKSMAFILSLMDKGNGFLDRFLIITPRSYRPMPKEQQIAQQSSTTIDIKDIYANYVHIDNTIFYFDENALKLYDNMETQFLTDLNNDLLHGRPTSKSKKPELIPKVAVALHTVEYFYNALFNEVEFTCLPEAISLQTLERAIMYVESIDEQKELFYTYITELVSTSKTPSVKRAPTSDEYKKAVLMTPGAFVTYRSFKQSTSKRFRGLLSQEFVKFIENFVNKDIGRLVSVRAVGSSKSSKVFVKKEFRDLPSEIKNWLQESEYETKRLAKHPVCITDRIIESINLEIH, from the exons ATGTATTCTTCAAAATCAATTATTAATTCACAACCTGAAGAAGTTTGGGCCGAATTAAACTCAAGATTTATTAATCATGACGTCAAGTATGAAAACGTTCTATCCGAACAATTGTTTACATACCTTAACAATAAAGCAACAGCTGCAGGTACAAACATTGGATATGTTCTTGCTTCCGTAATAACTACAGCTAATTACTTGACCTCTAAAAATCACGGTTCGATCGAAATAAGAAATGGTTATAGCATTAACCTTAACacatttttcttgtttgttggGCAGCCGTCTACAGGAAAGTCGCCCGCTATTAAGATGGCAGTTAATCAACCATTAAAGGCTATTCAAGAAGATACAGACATTATATCTAACACCACCACATCTGGCTTGACAAAGTGCCTCTGTACAAGAAAATGTACATACATTGTTAATGCCGAAATACAGGAGTACTTgtacaaaatattgaaaaaaaacgaTGAGAATTACACTGGGGATATGGAGATTCTATCGAAgatttttagtggagaaaatgtgTCTATTCAATTCAGTACTGAAAATAACAGATATATACCTGAAAATTGCGCATTGTGCATATtag gtgctacacaaataaaaagcatggcttttattttgtctttaatGGATAAAGGTAATGGATTTTTGGACCGATTTTTAATTATAACGCCTCGTTCATACCGTCCGATGCCCAAGGAACAACAAATCGCCCAACAATCCTCAACAACAATCGATATTAAGGATATTTATGCCAACTATGTACACATAGATAATACAATATTCTATTTTGACGAAAATGCGTTAAA ATTGTACGACAACATGGAGACACAGTTTTTGACCGATCTAAACAACGATCTTTTGCACGGCAGACCAACCAGCAAGTCTAAAAAACCAGAGTTAATTCCAAAAGTTGCTGTCGCTCTACACACAGTGGAATACTTTTATAATGCCCTTTTTAATGAAGTTGAATTTACATGTCTACCAGAAGCTATTTCCTTGCAAACATTGGAACGTGCCATAATGTATGTTGAATCAATTGATGAACAGAAAGAATTATTTTACACA TATATCACAGAATTGGTTAGTACCAGCAAAACACCATCAGTTAAACGTGCCCCAACTTCTGatgaatataaaaaagctgTTTTAATGACACCGGGTGCCTTCGTCACATACAGATCTTTCAAACAAAGTACATCAAAAAGATTTCGCGGTTTACTATCCCAAGAATTTGTTAAGTTTATAGAAAACTTTGTTAACAAAGACATTGGTCGTTTGGTTAGTGTAAGAGCAGTTGGGTCGTCAAAATCATCAaaagtatttgttaaaaaagaatttagggACTTGCCATCCGAAATAAAAAATTGGTTACAAGAAagtgaatatgaaacaaaaaggCTCGCCAAACATCCTGTTTGTATTACGGATCGGATTATCGAGTCTATTAATCTTGAAATTCATtag